The following are encoded together in the Methylomonas methanica MC09 genome:
- a CDS encoding Spy/CpxP family protein refolding chaperone: MNKKIITIALALALPLTVAAFPGGHDGDFKGHKGDRVEHLAKKLDLSAEQKAQVKQVFDEQHAKREALRQEADQRMQTILTPEQMATFEELKKQRHEKWQKRHQERKEQQPD; this comes from the coding sequence ATGAACAAAAAAATTATCACCATCGCACTGGCTTTAGCGCTTCCTTTAACCGTGGCGGCTTTCCCCGGCGGACATGACGGCGACTTTAAAGGCCATAAAGGCGACCGAGTCGAACATTTAGCCAAGAAATTGGATTTAAGCGCCGAGCAAAAAGCGCAAGTGAAGCAGGTTTTTGACGAACAGCACGCCAAACGCGAAGCGCTACGCCAGGAAGCCGATCAGCGTATGCAGACTATATTGACCCCCGAGCAAATGGCAACGTTTGAGGAGCTTAAAAAGCAGCGTCACGAAAAATGGCAAAAACGCCATCAGGAAAGAAAAGAGCAGCAACCGGATTAA